The proteins below are encoded in one region of Candidatus Flexicrinis proximus:
- the menB gene encoding 1,4-dihydroxy-2-naphthoyl-CoA synthase gives MVDWVEVKPYQDITYHKADGMARIAFNRPEVRNAFRPETINEMIDAFMHVWHDSEVGVILLTGNGPAKDGKYAFCSGGDQRVRGHAGYVGGDGVPRLNVLELQRIIRTMPKPVIALVAGFAIGGGHVLHVICDMTIAADNAIFGQTGPKVGSFDAGYGSSTLARIVGQKKAREIWYLCRQYDAQAALDMGLVNAVVPVDMLEREGIQWAQEILEKSPISIRFLKAAMNADLDGQTGLQVLAGDATMLYYMSEEGSEGKNAFLEKRNPDFRKYPWRP, from the coding sequence ACGTATCACAAGGCAGATGGGATGGCTCGAATTGCCTTTAACCGTCCCGAAGTTCGGAATGCTTTCCGACCAGAGACCATAAACGAGATGATTGACGCGTTTATGCACGTCTGGCACGACTCGGAAGTCGGTGTCATTCTGCTGACAGGGAATGGTCCGGCTAAAGACGGAAAGTATGCCTTTTGTTCTGGCGGCGATCAGCGGGTGCGGGGACATGCTGGCTATGTGGGTGGCGATGGAGTTCCTCGGCTGAATGTGCTCGAACTGCAGCGGATAATCCGTACGATGCCGAAGCCAGTTATTGCACTAGTTGCAGGATTTGCGATCGGCGGCGGCCATGTGTTGCACGTGATATGTGATATGACAATTGCCGCTGACAACGCGATTTTTGGTCAGACAGGGCCAAAGGTTGGTAGCTTTGACGCGGGGTATGGGTCGTCGACATTAGCGCGGATTGTGGGTCAAAAGAAGGCACGTGAAATCTGGTACCTGTGTCGTCAGTATGATGCACAGGCGGCATTGGACATGGGATTGGTGAACGCTGTTGTGCCTGTAGATATGCTTGAGCGTGAAGGGATTCAATGGGCGCAGGAGATACTTGAAAAGAGTCCGATCTCAATACGTTTTCTGAAGGCTGCAATGAATGCCGATTTGGATGGTCAAACGGGCTTGCAAGTGCTGGCAGGGGATGCGACGATGCTGTATTACATGTCTGAGGAAGGCAGTGAGGGCAAGAATGCCTTTTTGGAGAAGCGTAATCCGGACTTTCGTAAGTATCCATGGCGTCCGTGA